TGAGGAACTAATTCGACTTGCGGAAGAGGAGACGGAGTACACGGAAGAAGTGGAGGACATAACCGAGATGATACGGGAGATGAGGGAGAGGGACTATGACTACTGACCTCGTCCTCGACACGAGTGTCTTCGTGAAGGGCTTTGTCCCACCAAAGCGCAAGAAAAGAGACGAAGTTTACTACTCCCGGCTTGCACTTCACAGAAAAGCAAAGTCCATTCTCGATGAAGTAGCCATGGGTAGAATACTGTTGCACGAACCAGTTGTTATGCTTGTGGAAACAGCTTCTGTTGTCTCACGCCTCTCCAGCAATCCTGCCCTTTCCAGGCTTGCAGTTAGTTTTATTACCGAACATTCCCTGCTGTACTCGGACGTTTATCTCCTTGAAACCGCCATTGACCTTGGAATCATCACAAAAGCGAGTGGCTTTGATGTTCTC
This window of the Thermococcus thermotolerans genome carries:
- a CDS encoding type II toxin-antitoxin system VapC family toxin; translated protein: MTTDLVLDTSVFVKGFVPPKRKKRDEVYYSRLALHRKAKSILDEVAMGRILLHEPVVMLVETASVVSRLSSNPALSRLAVSFITEHSLLYSDVYLLETAIDLGIITKASGFDVLFLACAKRADAKLITDDRKMYEKAVKAGIKAELLRETTSSP